A stretch of the Medicago truncatula cultivar Jemalong A17 chromosome 5, MtrunA17r5.0-ANR, whole genome shotgun sequence genome encodes the following:
- the LOC11405637 gene encoding GTP-binding protein ERG: MRIFIYFTTFLLVCLSTKRSRCSLFLVLNPLNPKTQNHFYGSSCIVEIKTMKSLRIFKNTLYSTPSPKITTTVFRAFFSAEPLTPEPDPQPEHSDATFDSSHYEIPILNNNDEKPKVSWNKKYRDRTDKLVFGDEPKGRIKFKEEEEERKTKALEKALLEAALSKPEEEEEEEDEDVGVVNEEDQKSLSVGIIGAPNAGKSSLTNYMVGTKVAAVSRKTNTTTHEVVGVLTKGDTQICFFDTPGLVLNCSGFPYKDAKARVESAWSSVNLYEVLIVIFDVHRHITRPDSRVVKLIKRMGERSIPNQKRVLCMNKIDLVEKKKDLTKVAEEFENLPGFERRFMISGMKGAGVKDLTQFLMEQAVERPWEEDPFTMTEEVMKMISLEVVRERLLDHVHQEIPYDIEHRLIDWKELRDGSLRIEQHFLTNKLGQLKILVGKRGSKIGRIGIEANEELRTIFKKQVHLVLQVKLK; this comes from the exons ATGC gtatattcatttattttacaaCATTTCTTCTTGTTTGTCTCTCCACAAAACGCAGCCGTTGCAGTCTCTTCTTAGTTCTTAACCCCTTAAACCCCAAAACACAAAATCACTTCTATGGTTCTTCTTGCATAGTAGAAATCAAAACAATGAAATCCTTAAGAATCTTCAAAAACACTCTCTATTCAACTCCTTCACCCAAAATCACCACCACCGTCTTCCGCGCTTTCTTCTCCGCCGAACCCCTCACACCGGAACCCGATCCTCAACCCGAACATTCAGACGCAACCTTCGATAGTTCTCACTACGAAATCCCAATCCTTAACAACAACGACGAAAAGCCGAAGGTGTCGTGGAATAAGAAATATCGAGACCGGACGGATAAACTGGTGTTCGGCGATGAGCCGAAGGGGAGAATAAAGTTTAaggaggaagaggaggagaggaAAACAAAGGCGCTTGAGAAGGCTTTGTTGGAAGCTGCGTTGAGTAAACccgaggaggaggaggaggaagaagatgaagatgtcgGTGTTGTGAATGAGGAGGATCAGAAGTCTTTGTCTGTTGGGATTATTGGTGCTCCTAATGCTGGAAAATCTTCTCTCACTAACTACATG GTTGGAACAAAGGTGGCGGCTGTTTCACGTAAGACAAACACCACAACTCATGAAGTTGTGGGCGTGTTGACTAAAGGAGACACCCAAATT TGTTTTTTTGATACGCCAGGGCTCGTGCTAAATTGTAGCGGATTCCCTTATAAGGATGCCAAAGCTCGTGTTGAAAGTGCTTGGAGTTCAGTCAATCTCTATGAAGTGCTCATAGTCATTTTTGATGTCCATAGACATATTACTAG GCCTGATTCAAGAGTTGTAAAACTGATCAAGCGAATGGGAGAACGGTCCATTCCAAATCAAAAGCGAGTTTTGTGTATGAATAAGATTGATTTagtagagaaaaagaaagacttAACGAAGGTTGCAGAAGAATTCGAAAATCTTCCTGGATTTGAAAG gcGTTTCATGATATCTGGAATGAAGGGGGCTGGTGTAAAAGATTTGACTCAGTTCTTGATGGAGCAG GCAGTAGAACGGCCCTGGGAAGAAGATCCTTTTACCATGACCGAGGAAGTTATGAAAATGATATCATTAGAAGTTGTGCGTGAAAGATTGTTGGACCATGTACATCAG GAAATTCCATATGATATTGAACATAGGTTGATTGACTGGAAAGAGTTGCGAGATGGTTCTCTTAGGATTGAACAACACTTTCTCACTAACAAATTAGGCCAACTCAAGATTCTTGTGGGGAAGCGTGGCTCAAAAATTGG GAGAATAGGAATAGAAGCTAATGAAGAGCTAAGGACCATTTTCAAAAAGCAAGTGCATCTAGTTCTTCAGGTTAAGCTCAAATGA
- the LOC11407523 gene encoding CST complex subunit STN1: protein MQQNKNPFPISLHNTHVKLLAFDLLTLTPPISPNHSFTRNSIPITRAETVGTITLRDHKPFKFLRFAIDDGTGCIPCILWLNHMTSPHLARRRSPQDLCLLADAAARSAEVVKVGNVARVRGRVTEYKGGVQITVTDVISERDPNVEVLHWVECVNLARNCYNLVNVSSSSGSGSGSGSVVPKLN from the coding sequence ATGCAGCAAAACAAAAACCCATTCCCAATCTCACTACACAACACACATGTAAAGCTATTAGCTTTCGATCTTCTAACCCTAACCCCACCGATCTCCCCAAACCACTCCTTCACCCGCAACTCTATCCCCATCACACGCGCTGAAACCGTAGGAACCATAACCCTCCGCGACCACAAACCCTTCAAATTCCTCCGTTTCGCTATCGACGACGGAACCGGTTGCATCCCTTGTATTCTCTGGCTTAACCACATGACTTCTCCTCATTTAGCTCGCCGGCGTAGTCCTCAGGATCTCTGTCTTCTTGCTGATGCTGCTGCGAGATCGGCGGAAGTGGTGAAGGTTGGGAATGTTGCTAGGGTTAGAGGGAGGGTTACGGAGTATAAAGGAGGGGTGCAGATAACTGTTACGGATGTTATTAGTGAGAGGGATCCGAATGTTGAGGTTTTGCATTGGGTTGAGTGTGTTAATTTGGCTAGGAATTGTTATAATCTTGTtaatgtttcttcttcttctggttCTGGTTCTGGTTCTGGTTCAGTAGTACCTAAATTGAATTAG